CGCCGCAGACCGGCGATCTCGACGAGCGGCATCCCGACATCGTGCACGACCTCAACAATTTCGGCGCGCCACGCTCGGCGACCGGCTTCATCGTGGCCGCGCTGGCGCGGCGGCGGGCACAGGGCCTTCCGCCTTTCACCGTGCTGTGCTGCGACAATCTCGCCGCCAACGGCCACACCGTGCAGCGGATTGTGACGCAATTCGCCGCGCTGCGGTCGAAGGATCTCGGCAAATGGATCGCGGACACGGTCGCCTTCCCCTCCACCATGGTCGACCGCATCGTACCAGAGACGACGGATAGCGACCGCGATACGGTCGCGAACGCGCTCGGCATGCGCGACGCCTGGCCCGTGATGACCGAGCCTTTTACGCAATGGGTGGTCGAGGACCGTTTCACGGCGGGCCGGCCCGATCTCGCCGCCGCGGGCGTCGAGCTCGTCAGCGACGTCAAGCCGTTCGAGCTGATGAAGCTGCGGCTGCTCAACGCCAGCCATTCGGCGCTGGCCTATCTCGGCTATCTCTCTGGTTATGGGACCGTCGCGGACACGATGCAGGATCCGCATTTCGCGCGCCTCGCCGCGCGGGTGATGGAGGACGCCGCGGTGACGCTGACCATGCCATCAGGCACTGATCTCGCCGCTTATCGCGCCTCGCTGCTCGAGCGCTTTGCCAATCCGGCGCTGCATCACCGCACCTGGCAGATCGCGATGGACGGCTCGCAGAAGCTGCCGCAACGCCTGCTTGGCGCGATGCAGGATCGCCTGCGCAAGGATTTGCCGATCGCAACCCATGCGCTCGCGGTGGCCGGCTGGATGCGCTACGTCACCGCAACCGACGAGAAGGGCCGCGCCATTGACGTGCGCGATCCGCTCGCCGCCGAGTTCGCCGCGCTGGCGCGTGAGGCCGGACCCGTCGCCGAGCGGCTCGCGCCCGCACTGCTTGGGGTCGCGAAGGTGTTCGGGCCGCTCGGTTCCGAGCCGCGCCTGCGCGAGGCCGTGACCGCGGCGCTCGGCCAACTGTATCAGGGCGGCGCGCGGCGGGCGGTGGCGATGCTCGTCTCGGCCTGACCACAAAGCGGGCAAATGCTGCACTGCGGTCTGACCGACGGAAGTCGCGCTTGATTTTTGCCTGTCATTGCCCCACCCGAGAGGCATGGCAAAAGACAGCAAGATCATCGCCGCCAACGCGGCCTTCTACGCCGCTTTTTCAGCGGGCGACTTCGCCGGCATGGAACAGATGTGGGCGGATGACGACGGCATTTCCTGCATCCATCCCGGCTGGCCGGCGATCGTCGGACGCGCCACGGTGATCGGAAGCTGGCGCGACATCCTGCAAAATCCTGAAAGACCGCAGATCACCTGCGCCGAACCGCAGGCGATCGTCGACGGCGACAGCGCCCGCGTGCTCTGCATCGAGATCGTCGACGGCACCGCGTTGGCCGCCGCCAACCATTTCCGCCGCGTCGGCGACGACTGGCGCCTGGTGCATCACCAGTCGAGCCCGATCGCGCAGATCGTCGAACAGGATGACGACGATAGAATGAGCCACCGCGTCCACTGAACGGAGCAAGCGGGCGGGCGCGCTCTAAGTCGCGTGCTCACAATCGAGGCTGTTTCACCTTTGAGGGAGATCTCGAAGCGTCGTAGACCGATGACCGCCAAGGGCCACAAGCGGACCTCCCCCTTGCAGCTTGTCGTCCGATAGGCCAGCATCAAGACGGAAATGTCTCTCGATGCTTCTACTCGGCAATAGGGGCAAGTCATGTCGGTCCACGAACACTGGCAAATGGATGCCAGCGCGCCGGAACTGTACGAACGTTATTTGGTGCCAGCCATCACATCAGTATGGGCCAACGACCTGCTCGACCGCATCCCACCAGCGCGCGGCGACAGCGTACTCGACATCGCGTGTGGGACCGGCATTGTCGCGAGATTGATAGAGCAACGTGGCATCGTGAGACGTGTTGTCGGCCTTGACCTCAATTCAGCGATGCTCGCGATTGCGCGCGCGAAGTCTCCAGAGATTGAATGGATCGAGGGGAGTGCGCTTGACCTTCCGTTCGATTCAGACAGCTTCGACGTCGTACTCTGCCAACTCGGGCTACAATTCTTCCCGGATCGGCTTCTGGCGCTAAAGGAAATGATGAGAGTGCTTAAGCCCGCCGGCCGCGCTGGATTCAGCGTTTATGGCTCAATCGAGAAGACCCCGGCGGCGTACGCTTTCGTGCAGGCGCTCGATAAGTGTCTCGGAGAAGGGGCCTCACGCATTAAACGTTCTGAGCATCTTTCCTGCGATGCTCAGGAGATTGCTCGTTGGGCGAAGCAGGCCGGCTTTGACTTCGTCGAAGTGGTCCCCGTCACCAAACAGATCAGGTTTCCGTCAATGCTGGATTATGTGCGCTTTCAGCTCACGGCGACGCCGATGGCTGGTCTGTTGAACGATAAAGAGGCGCCTGAGCGGGAGCGGCTAATCATGTCGATTTCCGATGATGCTGCCTCTCGGCTCGACCATTCCATGCTGGCAGGTGGCAAGCTAACGTTTCCGCAGCAATCGTTCGTGGCGATTGCCTCGCTCCACTGAAGCCCGCTTCGCGTCATTCACGTCGATTCGGCCGCGTCACCACCACGTCCGGTCTGGCCTCGGCTTCTGACCTGTCGGGTGCCATCGCGATCTTCGCCTTCGCGCCAGCATTAGACGTCAGATCATCGAAGCAAATACAGACTTTTCGGCCTAAATTGGAACAGCCTCTATGATCTGGAAGTGCAAGCCTGCGCGAGCCGTGCCGCGCGTCTCAAATCCGGCCGTTCGACACAGCGCGCAATACTCGTCGTAAGTCCGTTCCAGCGCACCAAGCATGACGAGCATGTTGAGGTCACTGAGTTTCGAGATTGGCCCCTCGTTCGGCGGCTCCACAATGCGTTCAACGAGGAGCAGCCTCGCATTGGCTGTCATCGCGCGACGGCATGTAGTCAGGATAGAAATTGCTTCCTTGTCGTCCCAATCGTGAATGATCGCCCGCATCACATAGGCATCAGCCCCCTCCGGAATGGCTTCAAAGAAGCTGCCACCGACGATTTCGCATCTGTCGGCGACACCATCCCGCTTCAGAACTTCGGCCGCCTTCTCGACCACGTGCGGCTGATCAAACAGTGTTCCGCGCAAGCCCTTGTTTGCCGCGAGAATTCCCGCCAGCAATTGGCCTTGACCACCCCCGATGTCGGCCACGTGACGAAAGCGGCTAAAGTCGCAGGCGGCGATGATAGCCTCGATGGCGCCGCGAGAATTGGCTGTCATGGCTCGGTTAAAAATCGCGTTCTCATCGGGACGGGTGCTGCGATACTCCCATACGCTCTGACCATTGAGATGCCGAAAGGCACTCTCACCGGTGCGCACGCTATGTTCGAGATGGCCCCAAGCCTGCCAGGCATAAGGTCGCCCGACATATGCCGCCCAGCCGTCCAGTGGGGTCGGTGAATCAGAGCGAAGGCACTCGCTCATCGGGGCGAGCGAAAACGTTCTGTTCTCACCCTCATGGAAAACACCGACCGAAGCTAATGCCCGCAAGAGTCGATATAGTGTCCTCGGATGGGATCCGCTGAGCCGAGCAAGTTCGTTGCTGCTTAGCGGCCCATGGCTAAGGTGGTCGGCTATGCCAAGACGGGCCGCGACATGAATGGCTTGCGAAATTTGATAGCCGTTGATGAGCCGCGTCAGGTCCGAGAATGCATTCGTAGTCATGATCTCATCTCCTCCTGGACACGCGATGAAGATCGGGAAGACGTGGACGCAAACGAATTGTATCGGCAGAAATTGGGATACACGGTGTATCACGCCCAAGACGCTTCGCGGAACGATTTCAACAGAAGCAGAAGGAGCCTAGGTCGGCTTCGGGCCAATAGCTGACGTTTCCGCCCTGGTTGGCGAGCACATGCAGGCGCCAAATGATCGGATCCCAGGCGAAGGGGTCCCCGGCGTCTCAATCAGTTTAACAGCAAAGTTAGGCTTTTTGGCCGGCCTCCGCGGCATGCAATGTTGTCGGAGGAACAGAATGTGTCGAGCATTGGATGATGGGCGCCGCGAGATGACGGTCTGCGCGAGGTTAACAATCGCCTTCGTCATTACAAAGTTCGATTGCTGGCTTTGCGCTTAGGCGGCGCAGCCAGCCTGACCTACACCGATCTTGCGCTGCAGTTCCCTGCAGTATGCCTCAAGCTTGTGCGAGCCAAGTTCGCGCGCCACGAGCTGGGCGGCATGAACTTCCGCCGCGGCGCCGCGGACGTCGTCGCATTCGAGCTGCAGTGTTGCGATCCGCAGTCGAAGCCTCACGGCCTGGACCCGTCCTTCGATGCTCGACCAGAGCTGCCGAGCCAGGTGGAGGTGACGCAAAGCCGCTTCCAGATCACCGGCGGAATGCGCGAGCACAGATTGCGCTTCGTTGGTGAGCGCCCGGATCGACGGCATTGGCCATCGATCGGCACTGCCCGACAGCTCCTCAATCAAGACTACCGCTTGCTCGAGGCGGCCGGTATGCGCCGCGACCAGCGCCAGATGCGCGAACAGGATTCCGCGCCGCTGCAATGTCCACCAGGTCTTACCGATCAAGCTGCGCTCGAGGCTGGCATGGGCCGCTTCCGCCTCGCCCCGTTCCAGCAGCAGCATGGCGCGGCCGGGTTCGGGACACCAACCGAGCGAATAGGCTCGATCATAAGCTTCGAGCGCCGCGTCGTCATTGCCGATGGCGGACTGAATGTCGCCGAGGACGCGATTGGCATCGCCGATCGACCACGGCGCATCGCTGTTGAGACGGGACAGTGAATCCTCGATGCGGGTCAGAGCCTCGCCGAGCGATCCCCTGATGCCAAGGACTTCGGAACGGTGGAGCTGGCACGAGCCGGTCAGTTCGATCCCGCTCTCCGAGCAGAAGCCCTGGTAGCCCAACGTCCACTGGTCGGCTCTGGCCCAGTCCCCGAACATCCGCGAAGCCCACAGGATGTTGCAGTAGAGAATTCCCCCCATGACCGGATCGAGCTGGCTGCTGGAGAGCGCCAGGGTCGCCGCATGATCCTGGTCGGCCAGACCGGCCCGCGTGTCGCCAAGGCACAACCGGTAGAAGCCGCGATAGACGAGGCTCAGCGCCTCGATGCCGACCGCGTCCTTGTGGCGGACTGCGCTATAGGCCTCATCTGCCAGCGACAACGCCAGATCCGGCTCGCCGTCGAAGGCTGCGACCTTCGATTTCATCCAGAGAACCAGCGCCGCGGTCGCGGCATCCTCGATCTCGCCGGCCCAATCCTCTGCACGGGCGAGCCAGCCCTTGGCGATCGCGGCCTGGCCGCGCTCGAAGTAAAGGCCGGACAGGGCGACTGCATCAACGACGGCCGACGGCACATTGCCGGCTTCGATATGCGCCGCGATGGCGCGAGCCAGGACCGGCATGGCCGCATCGGTCCTGCCTGTGCATTGGAGCGCGAGGGCCCATTGATGCAGGTCCGCACCATCGAGAATCCCGGCGGCCTCGGCCGCTTCGAACAAGGCCGCGGCCTCGGTCCACACCTTCGCGGACGCCGCGCGTTGCGCCCGTGTCCGCATGTCTGTGGCATGCTCGCCAGGCGTCCCGGCAGCAGGAGCCTGCAGCTCCGGCTCATGGTCGATGCAGAAGCGATAGCCTTTGCCCGGGACATTGCGGATGGCGCCGTCCATGCCGCCCTCGCGCAAGACCGTACGGAGCAGGCTCACGGCCCGCTGCAACGAATTGTCGGTGACGGTCACGTGCGGCCAGATCGCGTCCAGCAGCTCGTCCTTTTCAATCACCCGGTCGCGGTTGCGCACGAGATAGGCCAGCAGATCGAACACCCTCGGCTGCAAGGCGACCTCGCGCCGCGCGCACAGAACGACGCGACTCGCTTCGTCGAGCTCGAAGGGTCCGAACCTGTGGATCATGTCGGTGTGTCCGCGCAGGACGGGAAAGGTTCAGCCAGGCATCAGGAAATGATCAGGCCCTGGTAAGGACGGTCAGCGCCGGCTGCGCCTATAGCTCCCAGGCGGTCGTTCTTGGCCCATCAGTCGACAACCACACCCCTGAGGAGATCTGACATGGAACTCTACGTCATTCGCCGCCCGAGCGCCTGGGCCAACCTCGCCGAGCTCGAAGCTGCAGGCGCGAAATCGGCCCGTATCGGCAATGAGCAGATGCCGGACCGCGTGCGCTGGATCCGCAGCTACGTGGTGCACGAGGCCGACGGCCGCATCGGCACTTTCTGCATCTATGAGGCGCGCGACGGCGAGTCCATCCGCGAGCATGCGCATCGCGTCGGCATGCCCGGCGAGGAATTCTACAAGGTCGCCGCCACCGTCGTCGTGCGGGCCGATCCCGCACAGCAGACGGCCGCCGCGGAATAGCGATCGGCGCGATCATCCGCCGATCATGCAACCGATCCAACGATAAGGAGCAACACTTGAACAAGCCCTTCTGGAAATCCCTTCTGCTCATCGCCGGTCTTGCGGCCAGCTCGGTTTTTAGTTCGGCCG
The nucleotide sequence above comes from Bradyrhizobium sp. NDS-1. Encoded proteins:
- a CDS encoding mannitol dehydrogenase family protein, producing the protein MRPGSTRLGRANLDRLPAAIRRPRYDRSRVTPGIVHLGLGAFHRAHQAVVIDDCLTAGAPSWGIVGASLRSPDTRDALAPQDHLYTVAIRAAEGTEHRVVGALLDSVVARENPGRLVERMADPAIRIVSLTVTEKGYCHTPQTGDLDERHPDIVHDLNNFGAPRSATGFIVAALARRRAQGLPPFTVLCCDNLAANGHTVQRIVTQFAALRSKDLGKWIADTVAFPSTMVDRIVPETTDSDRDTVANALGMRDAWPVMTEPFTQWVVEDRFTAGRPDLAAAGVELVSDVKPFELMKLRLLNASHSALAYLGYLSGYGTVADTMQDPHFARLAARVMEDAAVTLTMPSGTDLAAYRASLLERFANPALHHRTWQIAMDGSQKLPQRLLGAMQDRLRKDLPIATHALAVAGWMRYVTATDEKGRAIDVRDPLAAEFAALAREAGPVAERLAPALLGVAKVFGPLGSEPRLREAVTAALGQLYQGGARRAVAMLVSA
- a CDS encoding nuclear transport factor 2 family protein, coding for MAKDSKIIAANAAFYAAFSAGDFAGMEQMWADDDGISCIHPGWPAIVGRATVIGSWRDILQNPERPQITCAEPQAIVDGDSARVLCIEIVDGTALAAANHFRRVGDDWRLVHHQSSPIAQIVEQDDDDRMSHRVH
- a CDS encoding class I SAM-dependent methyltransferase; this translates as MSVHEHWQMDASAPELYERYLVPAITSVWANDLLDRIPPARGDSVLDIACGTGIVARLIEQRGIVRRVVGLDLNSAMLAIARAKSPEIEWIEGSALDLPFDSDSFDVVLCQLGLQFFPDRLLALKEMMRVLKPAGRAGFSVYGSIEKTPAAYAFVQALDKCLGEGASRIKRSEHLSCDAQEIARWAKQAGFDFVEVVPVTKQIRFPSMLDYVRFQLTATPMAGLLNDKEAPERERLIMSISDDAASRLDHSMLAGGKLTFPQQSFVAIASLH
- a CDS encoding methyltransferase → MTTNAFSDLTRLINGYQISQAIHVAARLGIADHLSHGPLSSNELARLSGSHPRTLYRLLRALASVGVFHEGENRTFSLAPMSECLRSDSPTPLDGWAAYVGRPYAWQAWGHLEHSVRTGESAFRHLNGQSVWEYRSTRPDENAIFNRAMTANSRGAIEAIIAACDFSRFRHVADIGGGQGQLLAGILAANKGLRGTLFDQPHVVEKAAEVLKRDGVADRCEIVGGSFFEAIPEGADAYVMRAIIHDWDDKEAISILTTCRRAMTANARLLLVERIVEPPNEGPISKLSDLNMLVMLGALERTYDEYCALCRTAGFETRGTARAGLHFQIIEAVPI
- a CDS encoding winged helix-turn-helix domain-containing protein → MFDLLAYLVRNRDRVIEKDELLDAIWPHVTVTDNSLQRAVSLLRTVLREGGMDGAIRNVPGKGYRFCIDHEPELQAPAAGTPGEHATDMRTRAQRAASAKVWTEAAALFEAAEAAGILDGADLHQWALALQCTGRTDAAMPVLARAIAAHIEAGNVPSAVVDAVALSGLYFERGQAAIAKGWLARAEDWAGEIEDAATAALVLWMKSKVAAFDGEPDLALSLADEAYSAVRHKDAVGIEALSLVYRGFYRLCLGDTRAGLADQDHAATLALSSSQLDPVMGGILYCNILWASRMFGDWARADQWTLGYQGFCSESGIELTGSCQLHRSEVLGIRGSLGEALTRIEDSLSRLNSDAPWSIGDANRVLGDIQSAIGNDDAALEAYDRAYSLGWCPEPGRAMLLLERGEAEAAHASLERSLIGKTWWTLQRRGILFAHLALVAAHTGRLEQAVVLIEELSGSADRWPMPSIRALTNEAQSVLAHSAGDLEAALRHLHLARQLWSSIEGRVQAVRLRLRIATLQLECDDVRGAAAEVHAAQLVARELGSHKLEAYCRELQRKIGVGQAGCAA
- a CDS encoding nickel-binding protein encodes the protein MELYVIRRPSAWANLAELEAAGAKSARIGNEQMPDRVRWIRSYVVHEADGRIGTFCIYEARDGESIREHAHRVGMPGEEFYKVAATVVVRADPAQQTAAAE